In the Bombus vancouverensis nearcticus unplaced genomic scaffold, iyBomVanc1_principal scaffold0036, whole genome shotgun sequence genome, aacaattacagctataataaaatctagactaaagtactagaggatattcccaaaatttccaaggaaaggcttcggctttcctttcatctccgacatatatattatttctggcatatatatttcgggttcacattatgattagggttaggtgcgtgtaacgaatcttcatttgtattagccattgttgttatgtaacagagaagatatttactagtacaaatatgattattacagaatttgacaagtagccgtagtaattagatactcgagatgctaatgacaataatcctacgttcaataacgaatccgcggtcagcggaataacaaaatgcgcttccttccaaagtccaagttgtactcaacttgcttgtctacggtacaagtattactaaactaactgttgcgtcgcatggagcagcggaaccccagccaacgctacctggcggccagcggcccacctacctgcttccagacccccaataaactcaatgaccggccataaaacgtcaccttctagctaaattgtttccagatgtgtgtcgagcaatctagttgtctagaagcatttcggtttatgtccggattagcaaaatccttgagtttgttatgctattaaaaaaggctcggaaaaggcaggtagtcaccgaacgagaaaacccaacacataaacataggatagaaacgactggttttccccagcaataaaatcaccccggacactggtgagaaattcctcatgtcctgcttctttagcggggtcacgaccaatcggcatcaagctttccttcggggaaaactaagagggagtcagtcagcagtcggtcagtgagtcagtcaggcagccagtcagtcagtcagcaacctcgggaagtctcagttcgcagcaacgattcgcgcttacgctctcgccctctcatcccctgatcttacgttctaaccgagtccaaccgtatcccggttgctgttaattcaccactcagtgtatacacagtgtcttaataaaacacaactgaaaacccgttacagcagtgtgcacttcaattaaccacctctattagcataaacgcaataggggatcgatcatctcgcggcgtcgattgaacaatcgtaacaggaatttacgactcctgttggtgcgcttctacacgatcgtgtctccccgcgagtgaaagaacattttggtccttcgagccggatacgTGTCAGTGAAAGAGTGCACCCCCAGTTACCACGCAACATGAAGGTAAGCTCGCTCAAATTGTCGAAATCCCTCATGGCTCCCCCTCAGGAAGAGCGCGTCCGGCAATTGCTGCGGAAACGCGAAGGATTCAGACAAGAATTAGAAGCGTTTCGCACATTGCTCAACAATCACGAGGAAGGGACTCCCGTGCATGCTATTCAGCGTAATTTGCAAGACTTAGAGGGAGAGTTTGCATCGTTCAAAAAGGGCCAATGCGAATTAGACGACAGAGACGAGGGTCAAACACTGAAGGACCGGGTTGACCTACAACAGAAGTTCTACACCATCGCCGGACAGGCGTCCGCCATCCTTGAGGAGGCAAACAAGCAAGCAGAACCAACCACCACAAATCTTGCAACAAAGCCATCGGACATGTCATTGCCGGAACCCGTCGATTTGCCTAGAATTCAGCTACCCACCTTTTCTGGAGCCTACGAAGATTGGCCGGGGTTCGCGGATCAATTTCGCTCCACGGTCCACGATAACCCCCGCATAGACGACTGCAAGCGACTGATGTATCTCCGTTCTTGCCTAAAGCATGGGGCAGCTCTAGCGATCGCGTCATTAAGCAATGCGGCAGCTAACTACGCAGTCGCCTGGGAAATATTAGAACGACGGTATAACAGACCAGCCAAAATTGTCGAGAGACACTTGCAGGAGATATTTGACGCAGCCTCCTCATCACGGATAGCACATCGCGATTTGCAGTCCTACACGACCAAGTTGGAAGCTCATTACAAAGCCTTGGCCGCCATCGGACAACCAACCGCAGATGCCCTGCTTTTGCACCTATGTACCGCCAACCTTGATCGGGAAACCGATTCAATATGGAAGGAAAAGATAAGGTCCACACCATTCCCCACGTTCCCGGACTTCTTGCAATTCTTGAACGATCGCTGTCAGGTCATAGAACCTGCAAGAACGACACGCTCACCACGAGGGCAGGCATTTGTCACGTCACGATCACCGCCACTCTGTCCAATCTGCCATGGACCACACAAAATTTGGCGCTGCAACACCTTTAGGACGAAGACGATCGACGAACGGATTCTAGCCGCCGAGGAAATCTCAGCGTGTACGAATTGCCTGCTACCAGGACACAAATTGCAACACTGCACCTCTGGCTCTTGCCGCATATGTGATCAACGCCATCACACGCTCCTACATCGATCAGACGCGCCAATGAGCAATCAGACGCCTCCCACCACGCCCCCAAGCACAAGGAAAGCTCCGTCATACCATCCAAATAATCCATCATCCAACTCGCAACGACAAAACAGACAATGACTAAGACGGGCAGGCGCAACAAGGGAGACCAACTCACGGACCATAACCCCATCCAACGACCTGTTAACCACTGCACGCGTCAATATCCTAAACCACAAAATCCAACCAGTGCGCTGTCGAGCCCTGTTAGATACCGGTTCCACTATGAATTTCATAACTGAGCGGCTTGCAAACTCATTAAAACTTCCCCAATATCAATGTTCGGTGCCAATCGGAGCCCTTGACACCCTATCAGTCACTTCAAGGCGTTACATTACAGCCACGATCACATCCTCTGACCAAGCCTACCGACGCACATTGACGTTCCTAATCCTCCCAACAATCTCGACACTGATCCCAGACCAATTCATAGATCGTTCCGCAATCACGATACCTAAGAATGTCCCGCTAGCCGATCCAGCATTCCATGTCCCATCCCCGATTGATATTTTGTTGGGCTCAGGGCCCACCGTTGCCTCATTGTGTGTCGGACAGATAAATCTTAACCCATCAACCGGCCCCGATCTGCGCCTGCAAAAAACGCGATTCGggtgggtcatcggggggagcccACCTTCCCCAGGACCTGCCAGGGTCTTTCATGCCTCCACAACGGAACTAGAGACGGACCTCACCCGCTTTTGGGAACTCGACGAGGGACCTCAGATAAAACACTTATCGGAGGCGGATCGACGATGTGAGGAGCATTTTCAAAATCACGTCCAACGCACCAGCGATGGGCGATACATCGTCGCACTCCCCTTTAACGACAAAATCTCGTCACTCGGATCATCCAAGGCAATGGCGATGAAACGACTCGCCTCTCTCCAGCAGCAATTCAGACGAAATCAACAGTTCGAAACAGCGTATCGGGCGGTCATTCAGGAGTATCTGGACTTGGGCCACATGACCAAGGTTGCATCACGCCACGAACCGGAGAACGACTATTACTTGCCACACCACGGCGTCGTTAAGGACTCGAGCACATCCACAAAACTTCGCGTTGTGTTTGACGGATCCGCACCCAGTACCACCGGCGTCTCGTTGAACGACACCCTTTATACAGGTCCGAAGCTGCAAGAGGATTTGTTCGATATCCTCTTGAGATTCCGATCTCACCAGTACGTCCTCACCGGCGATGTCGAGAAAATGTACCGACAATTCCTCGTGCGTCCGGTCGATCGAAGATTTCAGCAAATTTTATGGCGCAATTCCGACGGCGAGTTGGAAACATATCAGATCAACACCGTCACGTTCGGACTGTCTGCAGCACCCTATCTAGCCATCCGGTGTCTCAGACAATTGGCAAGCGATGAAGGGCACCGATTCCCGCGAGCTTCATCGGTATTGTTACGGGACTTTtacgtcgacgacgctctcaCCGGAGCGGATACGATAGGCGAAGCGCTGTCAATCCGCACAGAACTCACCGAACTCCTCCAACTAGCCGGTTTAAAAATCAGAAAATGGGCGTCCAACAACCGGACACTACTCAACGGACTATCTGACCCGGACATAAATCAGAAGCTACAGCTGGGCGAGCTTCAACCCTTAAAAACACTTGGGGTCTTCTGGAAGTCCTCCGATGATTCACTCATTTATTCGGTTGACGCCAAGGCAGACATTCCCCGCGTTACGAAGCGATCGATCAGCTCCGTAATCGCTCgaatctacgatcctctggggcTGCTCGCGCCAGTGATCGTCCGCGCGAAAATCCTGCTTCAGCGAGTCTGGGCAGTGAAAGCCGAGTGGGACGAATCTCTCCCATCAGATCTCCATTCAGAGTGGGACAGGTATTATTCTCAATTGCCACTCTTGAACAATATTACATTCCCACGCAAGGCGATAATTGACTCCGCAACTGAGATCGAAATGCACGGCTTTTGCGACGCCAGCGAGAAGGCCTACGGCGCATGCGTCTATCTCCGAACCGTTAATCCGGACGGCCGCGTACGGACCCAGCTGCTAACCGCGAAGTCAAAAGTAGCCCCGCTAAAATCCCAAACCATTCCGCGGCTCGAGCTGAGCGGAGCCTTCCTTCTTACGTCCCTGATGGCTACCATACATCAAGCCTTATCACACAGCATCACTCGTATGGTCTATTGGACCGACTCCGCCATCGTTCTCCACTGGCTAACCACGTCACCCCACACACTCAAGACGTTTGTCGCCAACAGGGTCTCCGAGATCCAAAGAAAAACCAGCATCGGCAGTCGGCGTCATGTCCCCACCCACGACAATCCCGCGGATCTAATATCGCGAGGCCAAACACCCGAAGAATTTCTCCGCCCGACCATTTGGCAGCACGGTCCAGAATGGCTCCAACAATCGGAAGATTCCTGGCCGACCTGGACCCCAATACCACAAACGGAGTTGTTAGAACAAAAAACGGCAACTTGTCTATCCGCGGCTCCCGCCGATTGCAGCCTGTTGGAACGGTACTCCTCCTGGCCTAAGCTAATTCGGATCGTCGCTCGTTGCCTCCGTTGGAGGCAGAAACAGAACCGAATGACACCCTTGACCGCAACGGAATTACACATCGCTCACGACAAATTAATCATACTATTACAAGGCATCCATTTCCCCGAGGAAATCCGTACGCTCCGAATGAACCGGAACGCAGCGTTAACAAGGAAACTCACGCGACTCAATCCTTTCATTGACCAGAAAGGAATCCTGCGAGTCGGGGGTCGACTCAGGC is a window encoding:
- the LOC143304453 gene encoding uncharacterized protein LOC143304453 produces the protein MAMKRLASLQQQFRRNQQFETAYRAVIQEYLDLGHMTKVASRHEPENDYYLPHHGVVKDSSTSTKLRVVFDGSAPSTTGVSLNDTLYTGPKLQEDLFDILLRFRSHQYVLTGDVEKMYRQFLVRPVDRRFQQILWRNSDGELETYQINTVTFGLSAAPYLAIRCLRQLASDEGHRFPRASSVLLRDFYVDDALTGADTIGEALSIRTELTELLQLAGLKIRKWASNNRTLLNGLSDPDINQKLQLGELQPLKTLGVFWKSSDDSLIYSVDAKADIPRVTKRSISSVIARIYDPLGLLAPVIVRAKILLQRVWAVKAEWDESLPSDLHSEWDRYYSQLPLLNNITFPRKAIIDSATEIEMHGFCDASEKAYGACVYLRTVNPDGRVRTQLLTAKSKVAPLKSQTIPRLELSGAFLLTSLMATIHQALSHSITRMVYWTDSAIVLHWLTTSPHTLKTFVANRVSEIQRKTSIGSRRHVPTHDNPADLISRGQTPEEFLRPTIWQHGPEWLQQSEDSWPTWTPIPQTELLEQKTATCLSAAPADCSLLERYSSWPKLIRIVARCLRWRQKQNRMTPLTATELHIAHDKLIILLQGIHFPEEIRTLRMNRNAALTRKLTRLNPFIDQKGILRVGGRLRHSSMTFGQKHPILLPKASVTARIIEHTHQIHLHSGTQATLYAVRQRYWPVDGRSQVWRTIKNCVRCCRAHPPSVEYIMGDLPEARVTESRPFANVGVDYCGPFYIKETRDRNRRQVKVYVAIFVCLAVKAVHMELVGDLTSETFIAALRRFIARRGFCSTIHSDNGTNFVGAKNDLRELYDLLHSDDHHSKVQAFLADKHIEWRFIPPQSPHFGGLWEAAVKSFKHHFRRVAGHELLTFEQFNTLIIEIEAVLNSRPLTPISTDPKDLLVLTPGHFLIGESLMSVRERDFRDTPSNRLSRWQHIQKMKQHFWKRWHKEYLNQLNNRSKWTKGGHNIHEGAIVLLREDNVPSMCWPLGRVVKVHPGADGVIRTATVQTSSNLLDRGVKRLVPLPFQSDPEAPGQSLTSKEAEHTPIEPTGRI